One part of the Melospiza melodia melodia isolate bMelMel2 chromosome 3, bMelMel2.pri, whole genome shotgun sequence genome encodes these proteins:
- the CLDN20 gene encoding claudin-20, which produces MASASLQFFAFILALFGVFGDIAATLLPNWKVNADVGSNIITAITQMQGLWMDCTWYSTGMFSCTLKYSILSLPVYIQAARSTMVLSCILSAFGICITTVGMKCTRLGGDIDSKNNACFAGGICFILAGIFGLVPTCWYTREIISNFLDQTIPESSKHEPGGAVYTGFISAGFLLIAGVIFCSSCFKRQQEAWIYPPKQHHFPSTEQESNAGYSLKDYV; this is translated from the coding sequence ATGGCATCAGCAAGCCTGCAGTTCTTCGCTTTCATTCTGGCTTTGTTTGGCGTTTTTGGAGATATCGCAGCCACCTTGCTCCCAAACTGGAAGGTAAACGCAGACGTTGGCTCAAACATCATAACAGCTATCACACAGATGCAAGGGCTTTGGATGGACTGCACATGGTACAGCACTGGGATGTTCAGCTGCACCCTGAAATACTCCATTCTCTCTCTCCCTGTCTACATCCAGGCTGCACGGAGCACCATGGTACTGTCGTGTATCCTATCAGCCTTTGGGATCTGCATCACTACGGTCGGAATGAAATGCAcaaggctgggaggggacatcGACAGCAAAAATAATGCTTGTTTTGCTGGAGGAATCTGCTTCATTCTTGCAGGAATCTTTGGATTAGTACCAACGTGCTGGTACACGagagaaattatttcaaatttcCTGGACCAGACCATTCCAGAGAGTAGTAAACATGAACCCGGAGGAGCAGTTTATACTGGATTCATCTCAGCAGGGTTTCTGCTTATCGCAGGTGTGATCTTCTGCTCTTCCTGTTTTAAAAGGCAGCAAGAAGCATGGATTTACCCTCCAAAGCAGCACCATTTCCCATCCACAGAGCAGGAGAGCAATGCAGGTTACAGCCTGAAGGACTACGTATAA